A region of Thermus oshimai DSM 12092 DNA encodes the following proteins:
- the groES gene encoding co-chaperone GroES, with the protein MAEVKTVIKPLGDRVVVKRIEEEPKTKGGIVLPDTAKEKPQKGKVIAVGTGRVLENGQKVPLEVKEGDIVVFAKYGGTEIEIDGEEYVILSERDLLAVLS; encoded by the coding sequence ATGGCGGAGGTGAAGACCGTGATCAAACCCCTAGGCGACCGCGTGGTGGTCAAGCGGATTGAAGAGGAGCCCAAGACCAAGGGCGGCATCGTCCTGCCCGACACCGCCAAGGAGAAGCCCCAGAAGGGCAAGGTGATCGCGGTGGGCACGGGCCGCGTCCTGGAGAACGGCCAGAAGGTGCCCCTCGAGGTCAAGGAGGGGGACATCGTGGTCTTCGCCAAGTACGGCGGCACGGAGATCGAGATTGACGGCGAGGAGTACGTGATCCTCTCCGAGCGGGACCTCTT
- a CDS encoding heme o synthase, which translates to MRNRAMVPYAWGVLVWNVLVALFGAYVRATGAGAGCGAHWPTCNGAIIPRAPQVETLIEFTHRATSGLAFLSVLALFLLALRALPKGHPARFGAGLSLLFMVTESLVGASLVLFGWTAHNVSAERAVVQMVHLANTYFLLAALALTAWWASGGAPLRLRGQGAVGGALLLGFLALLFLGMSGAVTALGDLLFPVRSTLEALERSLTPGEHFLVRLRVLHPLIAVSVGLYVVFAGYLVAYLRPSPLTRTLAHALAYLYGVQLLAGLVNVWLKAPVWMQLLHLLLAYGVWLLFLFLSAAALAQGARRVELGEGGGEVHRGTGGATWKDYLALTKPRVISLLLFTALFATLIAARGWPGLKLFLVVALGGYMMAGAANAINMVVDRDIDARMKRTSRRPTVTQRISSRDALLFAFSLALLAFLILWWGANLLSATLALMGLIWYVLVYTLYLKRRTWHNIVIGGAAGAFPPLVGYAAVTGDLNLFAWYLFALIFFWTPVHFWALALMIQDDYRAVGVPMLPVVLGERVTVLQIALYAVLTALISLMPLLLGELGPTYLAFSLILNGLLILKSLALYRHPERKAAVSLYKYSMLYLALLFVGMAVDRAL; encoded by the coding sequence ATGAGAAACCGCGCGATGGTACCTTACGCCTGGGGTGTGCTGGTCTGGAACGTTCTGGTGGCCCTCTTCGGGGCCTACGTGCGGGCCACCGGGGCGGGGGCCGGGTGCGGCGCCCACTGGCCCACCTGCAACGGGGCCATCATCCCCCGCGCGCCCCAGGTGGAAACCCTCATCGAGTTCACCCACCGGGCCACCTCCGGCCTGGCCTTCCTTTCCGTCTTGGCCCTTTTCCTCCTGGCCCTAAGGGCGTTGCCCAAAGGCCACCCGGCCCGCTTCGGGGCGGGGCTTTCCCTCCTTTTCATGGTCACGGAAAGCCTGGTGGGGGCCTCCCTGGTCCTCTTCGGCTGGACCGCTCATAACGTGAGCGCGGAGAGGGCCGTGGTCCAGATGGTCCACCTGGCCAACACCTACTTCCTCCTGGCCGCCTTGGCCCTCACCGCCTGGTGGGCCTCCGGGGGGGCCCCCTTGCGCCTTAGGGGGCAGGGGGCGGTGGGGGGTGCCCTTCTTCTTGGCTTCCTGGCCCTCCTCTTCCTGGGGATGAGCGGGGCGGTGACCGCCCTGGGGGACCTCCTCTTCCCGGTGCGGAGCACCCTCGAGGCCCTGGAGCGCTCCCTCACCCCCGGGGAGCACTTCCTGGTGCGCCTCCGGGTCCTCCACCCCCTGATCGCGGTGAGCGTGGGGCTTTACGTGGTCTTCGCCGGGTACCTGGTGGCCTACCTCCGGCCCTCCCCCCTCACCCGCACCCTGGCCCACGCCCTGGCCTACCTCTACGGGGTCCAGCTCCTGGCGGGCCTGGTGAACGTCTGGCTGAAGGCCCCGGTCTGGATGCAGCTCCTCCACCTCCTCCTGGCCTACGGGGTCTGGCTCCTCTTCCTCTTCCTGTCCGCGGCCGCCTTGGCCCAGGGGGCCCGGCGGGTGGAGCTCGGGGAGGGGGGCGGCGAGGTCCACCGGGGCACGGGGGGGGCCACCTGGAAGGACTACCTGGCCCTCACCAAGCCCCGGGTCATCAGCCTCCTCCTCTTCACCGCCCTCTTTGCCACCCTCATCGCCGCCCGGGGCTGGCCTGGGCTCAAGCTCTTCCTGGTGGTGGCCCTCGGGGGGTACATGATGGCGGGGGCGGCCAACGCCATCAACATGGTGGTGGACCGGGACATCGATGCCCGGATGAAGCGGACCTCGAGGCGGCCCACGGTCACCCAGAGGATCTCCAGCCGGGATGCCCTCCTCTTCGCCTTCTCCCTGGCCCTTCTCGCCTTCCTCATCCTCTGGTGGGGGGCGAACCTCCTTTCGGCCACCCTGGCCCTCATGGGGCTCATCTGGTACGTCCTGGTCTACACCCTCTACCTCAAGCGCCGCACCTGGCACAACATCGTCATCGGGGGGGCCGCGGGGGCCTTCCCGCCTCTTGTGGGCTACGCCGCGGTGACGGGGGACCTTAACCTCTTCGCCTGGTACCTCTTCGCCCTCATCTTCTTCTGGACCCCCGTGCACTTCTGGGCCCTGGCCCTCATGATCCAGGACGACTACCGGGCGGTGGGGGTGCCCATGCTCCCCGTGGTCTTAGGGGAAAGGGTCACGGTGCTCCAGATCGCCCTCTACGCGGTCCTCACGGCCCTCATCTCCCTGATGCCCCTTCTCCTGGGGGAGCTTGGCCCCACCTACCTGGCCTTCAGCCTTATCCTTAACGGGTTGCTTATCCTTAAGAGCCTGGCCCTCTACCGCCACCCCGAGCGAAAGGCGGCGGTTTCCCTGTATAAATACTCCATGCTCTATCTCGCCCTCTTGTTCGTGGGCATGGCGGTGGATCGGGCGCTATAG
- a CDS encoding DUF4129 domain-containing protein — protein MGPQLLRAFALALGGGILALGLGLGAFPLALGLGLLLFGKRLYPGGFLWLAFLPGFLHAPGAGWPLLWAKTSLGLLLLGLYLDRREGLWASFFLLPPALPLGAAGLGLFGAFHGLHLLALAGQRGFLSPLGALLPLLFGAMGLALAHLPWPALPLPALPRPTPLAPRPPGLPGEGGVVYAPPEGGFPPWVPLLDRALGYALPLALLLLLLTGALLLGRGRGPALRGVHLLPLLLALPALLGLFAFLGSLGGEGGAGGGSALGGLGGLEAGEPPRVEPGPRALGEAGVALAALSASLTLALLALLLLFAWRARGKEAGGEKEEKRGRGGIPQREALPQDRVRRAYALALKALKAEGLPRFPFEGPLAYQARIARALPEVAPDLARLTGLYLPVRYGGEVGEECAGEAEEALKGILSVCSTNGSGKA, from the coding sequence GTGGGTCCCCAGCTCCTCCGGGCGTTCGCCCTCGCCCTGGGCGGGGGAATCCTGGCCCTGGGGCTCGGCCTGGGGGCGTTTCCCCTCGCCCTCGGGCTTGGCCTCCTCCTCTTCGGAAAGAGGCTTTACCCGGGGGGCTTCCTCTGGCTCGCCTTCCTGCCGGGCTTCCTCCACGCCCCCGGGGCGGGCTGGCCCCTCCTTTGGGCCAAGACCAGCCTGGGCCTTCTCCTCTTGGGGCTCTACCTGGACCGGAGGGAGGGGCTTTGGGCGAGCTTTTTCCTCCTCCCCCCGGCCCTCCCCTTAGGGGCGGCGGGCCTGGGCCTCTTCGGGGCCTTCCACGGCCTCCACCTCCTGGCCCTCGCGGGGCAGCGGGGGTTCTTAAGCCCCTTGGGGGCCCTCCTGCCCCTCCTTTTCGGGGCCATGGGCCTAGCCCTCGCCCACCTCCCCTGGCCCGCCCTCCCCCTCCCCGCCCTTCCCCGCCCTACCCCTTTAGCCCCAAGGCCCCCAGGCCTCCCCGGCGAAGGCGGGGTGGTCTACGCCCCGCCGGAAGGGGGCTTCCCCCCCTGGGTGCCCCTCCTGGACCGGGCCCTGGGGTACGCCCTGCCCCTCGCCCTCCTCCTCCTGCTCCTCACCGGGGCCCTCCTCCTCGGGAGGGGGCGGGGGCCAGCCCTAAGGGGGGTCCACCTCCTCCCCCTCCTCCTCGCCCTGCCCGCCCTCCTGGGGCTCTTCGCCTTTTTGGGAAGCCTGGGGGGTGAGGGCGGGGCGGGAGGGGGGAGCGCGTTGGGGGGCCTGGGGGGCCTCGAGGCCGGGGAACCCCCCAGGGTGGAGCCCGGCCCCCGGGCCCTGGGGGAGGCGGGGGTGGCTCTGGCCGCCCTTTCCGCCTCCCTCACCCTGGCCCTCCTCGCCCTCCTCCTCCTTTTCGCCTGGCGGGCCAGGGGGAAGGAGGCGGGAGGGGAAAAGGAGGAAAAGAGGGGGAGAGGAGGGATTCCCCAAAGGGAGGCCCTGCCCCAAGACCGGGTGCGCCGGGCCTACGCCCTGGCCTTGAAGGCCCTGAAGGCGGAAGGGCTTCCCCGCTTCCCCTTTGAGGGCCCCTTGGCCTACCAGGCCCGTATAGCCCGGGCGCTTCCGGAAGTGGCCCCGGACCTGGCCCGGCTCACCGGGCTTTACCTCCCCGTGCGCTACGGGGGAGAGGTGGGGGAAGAATGCGCCGGGGAAGCGGAAGAAGCCTTGAAGGGTATCCTGAGCGTATGTTCTACGAACGGGTCCGGGAAAGCCTAG
- a CDS encoding AAA family ATPase translates to MFYERVRESLAGRVLVGEETLKLALAALLSGGHLLLEDVPGTGKTTFAKALARALGLAFGRIQMTPDLLPQDLTGTYLLREGSLVWEKGPLFAQVLLVDELNRATPRTQSALLEAMAEGQVTLEGKTHPLPKPFFVLATQNPVEEEGTFPLPVAQRDRFAARLALGYPDEKALLKALRGKDPLEGLTPVAGAEEILDLRRRVAEVRVSEELLDYLLALSAWLRGRGEVRLGPSPRALLQVERLAQGLALLEGRAYLVPEDLQRAFRAAIPHRLLLRLEAELSGLTPEGLVEEALRAVPVPVEAA, encoded by the coding sequence ATGTTCTACGAACGGGTCCGGGAAAGCCTAGCCGGGCGGGTCCTCGTAGGGGAGGAGACCCTCAAGCTCGCCCTCGCCGCCCTCCTCTCGGGGGGGCACCTCCTCCTGGAGGACGTGCCGGGCACCGGCAAGACCACCTTCGCCAAGGCCCTGGCCCGCGCCTTGGGCCTGGCCTTCGGCCGCATCCAGATGACCCCCGACCTCCTGCCCCAGGACCTCACGGGGACCTACCTCCTTCGGGAAGGGAGCCTGGTCTGGGAAAAGGGCCCCCTCTTCGCCCAGGTCCTCCTGGTGGACGAGCTCAACCGGGCCACCCCCAGGACCCAGTCCGCCCTCCTGGAGGCCATGGCCGAGGGGCAGGTGACCCTGGAGGGGAAGACCCACCCCCTCCCGAAGCCCTTCTTCGTCCTGGCCACCCAGAACCCGGTGGAGGAGGAGGGCACCTTTCCCCTCCCCGTGGCCCAGCGGGACCGCTTCGCCGCCCGGCTGGCCCTGGGCTACCCGGACGAAAAGGCCCTGCTCAAGGCCCTTAGGGGCAAGGACCCCCTGGAGGGCCTCACCCCCGTGGCGGGGGCGGAGGAGATCCTAGACCTAAGGCGGCGGGTGGCGGAGGTGAGGGTTTCGGAGGAGCTTTTGGACTACCTCCTGGCCCTTTCCGCCTGGCTCAGGGGACGGGGGGAGGTGCGGCTTGGCCCCTCGCCCCGGGCCCTTCTCCAGGTGGAGCGGCTGGCCCAGGGCCTCGCCCTCCTGGAGGGGCGGGCCTACCTGGTCCCCGAGGACCTGCAGCGGGCCTTCCGGGCGGCCATCCCCCACCGCCTCCTCCTGAGGCTGGAGGCGGAGCTTTCCGGCCTGACCCCCGAGGGCCTGGTGGAGGAGGCCCTTAGGGCGGTGCCCGTTCCGGTGGAAGCGGCGTGA
- a CDS encoding TrmH family RNA methyltransferase — protein sequence MPSVLEIASPKNPRVKALAELKERRGRKEQGLFLVEGLREVERALSAGLRPKVLVLGPQAGPEGKALMGEAEEVLLLSQRALERVSTRENPAQVLAAFPIPQRRLSEVRLPENPLVLAAIGVEKPGNLGAILRSADAAGAHLVLVAGGVDPYSPQVVHNATGVLFHLPVLPVSEEELARFLRERGLKTVAASPRGERLYWEEDYRGGVAFLVGSEDRGLGEAWLEGARARVRIPMRGVADSLNVSVAAALLLYEALRQRGL from the coding sequence ATGCCCTCCGTCTTAGAAATCGCTAGCCCCAAGAACCCCCGGGTGAAGGCCCTGGCCGAGCTCAAAGAGCGGCGGGGCCGAAAGGAGCAGGGCCTTTTCCTGGTGGAGGGCCTGAGGGAAGTGGAGCGGGCCCTTTCCGCGGGGCTTAGGCCCAAGGTCCTGGTCCTCGGCCCCCAGGCGGGGCCGGAGGGGAAGGCCCTCATGGGGGAGGCGGAGGAGGTCCTCCTCCTCTCCCAAAGGGCCTTGGAGCGGGTTTCCACCCGGGAAAACCCCGCCCAGGTCCTGGCCGCCTTCCCCATCCCCCAAAGGCGCCTTTCCGAGGTGCGCCTGCCCGAAAACCCCCTGGTCCTGGCGGCCATCGGGGTGGAGAAGCCGGGGAACCTGGGGGCCATCCTGAGGAGCGCGGACGCGGCCGGGGCCCACCTGGTCCTGGTGGCCGGGGGGGTGGACCCCTATAGCCCCCAGGTGGTCCACAACGCCACCGGGGTCCTCTTCCACCTCCCCGTCCTCCCGGTTTCCGAGGAGGAGCTGGCCCGGTTCTTAAGGGAACGGGGCCTGAAGACCGTGGCCGCAAGCCCCAGGGGGGAGCGGCTTTACTGGGAGGAGGACTACCGGGGCGGGGTGGCCTTCCTGGTGGGGTCGGAGGACCGGGGCCTAGGCGAGGCCTGGCTGGAGGGGGCAAGGGCGCGGGTGCGGATCCCCATGCGGGGCGTGGCGGACAGCCTCAACGTCTCCGTGGCCGCGGCCCTCCTCCTCTACGAAGCCTTAAGGCAGCGGGGTTTATAA
- a CDS encoding DUF58 domain-containing protein: MSLLLLLALLFALFLAPSLLRARAQGVGLPVGFPGAEGEARVEVELLAPLPVLLRGEVPPCAPLGTPPLRLGGLAWGRHRLTLPLPYRLRRRGAHALALGLEATGLLGLPRRTLLLPLGEALVYPALRPLPPFRPAPGFFLEGLRTPRGLPDPLEAKGLRPYRPGDPPRLLARKATLRRGEPLVREPERRMQGALFLHLDGQSLHPAYPDHAASLAAWLLLQAEREGMAFGLSLGGGRLPLGRGRAHLQRALALLARFAPSPTPTPPPPAPPGSTYLLITQAAERAFLEGALKGAKRAREGLLLLLPEGYFLFPGERGRKAFGVPPGLQRALALKGVLLAHGLRLQVVRGHEPLRFGGE; this comes from the coding sequence GTGAGCCTTCTCCTTCTCCTCGCCCTCCTCTTTGCCCTTTTCCTCGCCCCAAGCCTCCTCCGGGCTCGGGCCCAAGGGGTGGGGCTTCCCGTGGGCTTCCCCGGGGCGGAGGGGGAGGCACGGGTGGAGGTGGAGCTCCTCGCCCCCCTGCCGGTCCTCCTCCGGGGGGAGGTGCCCCCTTGTGCCCCCCTCGGCACCCCGCCTTTACGCCTAGGGGGCCTGGCCTGGGGGCGGCACCGCCTCACCCTCCCCCTCCCCTACCGCCTTCGCCGCCGGGGGGCCCACGCCCTGGCCTTGGGCCTCGAGGCCACGGGCCTCCTGGGCCTCCCCCGAAGGACCCTCCTCCTCCCCTTGGGGGAGGCCCTGGTCTACCCTGCCCTGAGGCCCCTCCCCCCTTTCCGCCCCGCCCCTGGCTTCTTCCTGGAAGGCCTAAGGACCCCAAGGGGTCTTCCCGACCCCCTGGAGGCCAAAGGCCTCCGCCCCTACCGGCCCGGGGACCCCCCGAGGCTTCTTGCCCGGAAGGCCACCTTGCGCCGGGGGGAGCCCTTGGTGCGGGAGCCCGAGCGCAGGATGCAGGGGGCCCTTTTCCTCCACCTGGACGGCCAAAGCCTCCACCCCGCCTACCCGGACCACGCGGCGAGCCTGGCCGCCTGGCTCCTCCTCCAGGCGGAGCGGGAGGGGATGGCCTTCGGGCTTTCCCTGGGAGGGGGGAGGCTTCCCCTGGGCCGGGGCCGGGCCCACCTCCAAAGGGCCCTCGCCCTCCTCGCCCGCTTCGCCCCAAGCCCCACCCCCACCCCCCCGCCCCCCGCGCCCCCGGGGAGCACCTACCTCCTGATCACCCAGGCCGCGGAACGGGCCTTCCTGGAAGGGGCCCTCAAGGGGGCCAAAAGGGCCCGGGAGGGGCTTCTCCTCCTCCTCCCCGAGGGCTATTTCCTCTTCCCGGGGGAGAGGGGGCGGAAGGCCTTCGGCGTCCCCCCGGGGCTCCAGCGGGCCCTGGCGCTCAAAGGGGTCCTCCTGGCCCACGGCCTCCGCCTCCAGGTGGTGCGGGGGCACGAACCCCTGCGCTTTGGGGGAGAATAG
- a CDS encoding GNAT family N-acetyltransferase, which translates to MGYVPPPTPQHGLEEGPVLLKDGRTALLRRATPKDKPLFVEFLSRLSPETLRMRFFSPISPEKAAELLLSARPDEEKVTLIVLAGDPPRIVATGEYVRGKGEDKAEVAFLVDEAYQGKGLGTLLLERLALIAAKRGVRLFQAFTLAENQKMLSVFQESGFQVEAHREGGEVEVRFPILMEEKAAERFEWREKVSTIASLHPFFFPRGVAVVGASRDPESIGYRVLEHLVLGRFQGPVFPVNEAIGPGGTVGPLLAYPNLESLPLPVDLAVIAVPKERVASALRAAGRRGVRAAIVLTTGFSPKEGAELSELARRHGMRLLGPGSLGLVHTHPEVRLAAGLVPLPKAGGLAISSQSGTLGRAVMAYAEGMGLGVSAFVSLGAKADVSSNDLLQFWEEDERTGLILLYLESFGNPRRFSRLARRIGKKKPILAVHPSRDPLVRALFAQAGVIRANSLEEAFDVAALLASGKLPRNERVRLIANASGPSNLALEALKEGGLSVEVVDLGSTAKGEDYEKAVAEALSSEAGTVFLLHVPMGFASGEEALRPLFQAQGGEKLLMACVMGEAGIRARVQGEIPLYRFPESAAIALARAWGYARWRAEPLHFPDFPDLQVERARKLLEGPLAEGELLKAFGLPLGEGEGLHLKLRAEPHPLFGPVLTLLLPTPLGDQPLGQRLSPLTEKDAEELLGPLKAAGVDPGPYREILLRLSRLLEELPEVERVDLELKGPRIAQYALRLRNR; encoded by the coding sequence ATGGGCTACGTGCCCCCGCCCACCCCCCAGCACGGCCTCGAGGAGGGCCCCGTCCTCCTCAAGGACGGCCGCACCGCCCTCCTCCGCCGGGCCACCCCCAAGGACAAACCCCTTTTCGTGGAGTTCCTAAGCCGGCTCTCCCCGGAAACCCTAAGGATGCGCTTCTTCTCCCCCATCAGCCCCGAGAAGGCCGCGGAGCTCCTCCTCTCCGCCCGCCCCGACGAGGAGAAGGTGACCCTCATCGTCCTGGCCGGGGACCCCCCCAGGATCGTGGCCACGGGGGAGTACGTGCGGGGGAAGGGGGAGGACAAGGCGGAGGTGGCCTTCCTGGTGGACGAGGCCTACCAGGGGAAGGGCCTCGGCACCCTCCTCCTGGAGAGGCTCGCCCTCATCGCCGCCAAAAGGGGGGTGCGCCTCTTCCAGGCCTTCACCCTGGCGGAGAACCAGAAGATGCTCTCCGTTTTCCAGGAAAGCGGCTTCCAGGTGGAGGCCCACCGGGAGGGGGGGGAGGTGGAGGTGCGCTTCCCCATCCTCATGGAGGAGAAAGCGGCGGAGCGCTTTGAGTGGCGGGAGAAGGTCTCCACCATCGCCAGCCTCCACCCCTTCTTCTTCCCCCGGGGGGTGGCGGTGGTGGGGGCGAGCCGCGACCCCGAAAGCATCGGCTACCGGGTGCTGGAGCACCTGGTCTTAGGCCGCTTCCAGGGGCCGGTCTTCCCGGTGAACGAGGCCATCGGACCCGGGGGCACGGTGGGGCCCCTGCTCGCCTACCCCAACCTGGAAAGCCTCCCCCTCCCCGTGGACCTGGCGGTGATCGCGGTGCCCAAGGAGCGGGTGGCCTCCGCCCTCAGGGCTGCGGGCAGGCGGGGGGTGCGGGCGGCCATCGTCCTCACCACCGGCTTCAGCCCAAAGGAGGGGGCGGAGCTTTCGGAGCTCGCCCGGCGGCACGGGATGCGCCTCTTGGGGCCGGGCTCCTTGGGCCTCGTCCACACCCACCCCGAGGTGCGGCTGGCCGCGGGGCTCGTCCCCCTGCCCAAAGCGGGGGGGCTTGCCATCTCCAGCCAGTCCGGCACCCTGGGGCGGGCGGTCATGGCCTACGCGGAGGGGATGGGGCTTGGGGTGTCCGCCTTCGTCTCCTTAGGGGCCAAGGCGGACGTCTCCTCCAACGACCTCCTCCAGTTCTGGGAGGAGGACGAGCGCACGGGCCTCATCCTCCTCTACCTGGAAAGCTTCGGGAACCCCCGGCGCTTCTCCCGCCTGGCCCGGCGGATCGGGAAGAAGAAGCCCATCCTGGCCGTCCACCCCTCCCGCGACCCCCTGGTGCGGGCCCTCTTCGCCCAGGCGGGGGTGATCCGGGCCAACAGCCTCGAGGAGGCCTTTGACGTGGCCGCCCTCCTGGCCTCGGGGAAACTCCCCAGAAACGAGCGGGTCCGCCTCATCGCCAACGCCTCCGGGCCCTCCAACCTGGCCCTGGAGGCCCTAAAGGAGGGGGGGCTTTCCGTGGAGGTCGTGGACCTGGGCTCCACCGCCAAAGGGGAGGACTACGAAAAGGCGGTGGCCGAGGCCCTTTCCTCGGAGGCGGGCACGGTCTTCCTCCTCCACGTGCCCATGGGCTTCGCCTCGGGGGAGGAGGCCCTAAGGCCCCTCTTCCAGGCCCAGGGGGGGGAGAAGCTCCTCATGGCCTGCGTCATGGGGGAGGCGGGCATCCGGGCCCGGGTTCAGGGGGAGATCCCCCTCTACCGCTTCCCCGAGTCCGCGGCCATCGCCCTGGCCCGGGCCTGGGGGTACGCCCGCTGGCGGGCCGAGCCCCTCCACTTCCCCGACTTCCCGGACCTCCAGGTGGAACGGGCCCGGAAGCTCCTGGAAGGCCCCTTGGCGGAAGGGGAGCTCCTAAAGGCCTTCGGCCTCCCCTTGGGGGAAGGGGAGGGCCTCCACCTGAAGCTCAGGGCGGAGCCCCACCCCCTCTTCGGCCCCGTCCTCACCCTCCTCCTCCCCACGCCCCTGGGGGACCAGCCCCTGGGCCAGCGCCTCTCCCCCCTTACGGAAAAGGACGCGGAGGAGCTCCTTGGGCCCCTCAAGGCCGCGGGGGTGGACCCCGGCCCTTACCGGGAGATCCTCCTCCGCCTCTCCCGGCTTTTGGAAGAGCTCCCGGAGGTGGAGCGCGTGGACCTCGAGCTTAAGGGTCCCAGGATCGCCCAGTATGCCCTCCGTCTTAGAAATCGCTAG
- the pckA gene encoding phosphoenolpyruvate carboxykinase (ATP) has translation MERLEPLGIYPKKQVFWNTVSPILVEHTLARGEGVLAHKGSLVVDTTPYTGRSPKDKFVVKDPEVEGEIWWGEVNQPFPPEAFEALYARATAYLSERDLYVQDLYAGADRRHRLAVRVVTESPWHALFARNMFILPRRFPEDDEVERFTPGFTVVHAPYFLADPERDGTRSEVFVGISFRKRVVLIVGTRYAGEIKKSIFTVMNYLMPKKGVFPMHASANVGKEGDVAVFFGLSGTGKTTLSTDPERPLIGDDEHGWSEEGVFNFEGGCYAKVIRLSPEYEPLIYKASNQFEAILENVVLNPESRRVEWDDDSKTENTRASYPIAHLENVVESGVAGHPKAIFFLSADAYGVLPPIARLSPEEAMYYFISGYTARVAGTERGVTEPKATFSACFGAPFLPLHPGVYAEMLGEKLRRHRPRVYLVNTGWTGGPYGVGRRFPLPVTRALLRAALSGVLEGVPYRKDPVFGFEVPLEVPGVPAELLDPRATWADPEAYDRQARKLAHLFQENFAKYADGVPEAVRKAGPKVE, from the coding sequence ATGGAGCGCCTGGAGCCCCTTGGTATATATCCAAAAAAGCAGGTTTTTTGGAACACGGTTTCCCCCATCCTGGTGGAGCACACCCTGGCCCGGGGGGAGGGGGTTTTGGCCCACAAGGGATCCTTGGTGGTGGACACCACCCCCTACACGGGCAGAAGCCCCAAGGACAAGTTCGTGGTGAAAGACCCCGAGGTGGAGGGGGAGATCTGGTGGGGGGAGGTGAACCAGCCCTTCCCCCCCGAGGCCTTTGAGGCCCTCTACGCCCGGGCCACCGCCTACCTTTCCGAGCGGGACCTCTACGTCCAGGACCTCTACGCGGGGGCCGACCGGCGCCACCGCCTGGCGGTACGGGTGGTGACGGAAAGCCCCTGGCACGCCCTCTTCGCCCGCAACATGTTCATCCTCCCCCGCCGCTTCCCCGAGGACGACGAGGTGGAGCGCTTCACCCCCGGCTTCACCGTGGTCCACGCCCCCTACTTCCTGGCCGACCCCGAGCGGGACGGCACCCGGAGCGAGGTCTTCGTGGGCATCAGCTTCCGGAAGCGGGTGGTTCTCATCGTGGGCACCCGCTACGCGGGGGAGATCAAGAAGAGCATCTTCACCGTGATGAACTACCTCATGCCCAAGAAGGGCGTCTTCCCCATGCACGCCTCCGCCAACGTGGGCAAGGAGGGGGACGTGGCGGTCTTCTTCGGGCTTTCCGGCACCGGCAAGACCACCCTCTCCACCGACCCCGAACGCCCCCTCATCGGGGACGACGAGCACGGCTGGAGCGAGGAAGGGGTCTTCAACTTCGAGGGGGGGTGCTACGCCAAGGTCATCCGCCTCTCCCCCGAGTACGAGCCCCTTATCTACAAGGCCTCCAACCAGTTTGAGGCCATCCTGGAGAACGTGGTGCTGAACCCGGAAAGCCGCCGGGTGGAGTGGGACGACGATTCCAAGACGGAAAACACCCGCGCCTCCTACCCCATCGCCCACCTGGAGAACGTGGTGGAGTCCGGGGTGGCGGGCCACCCCAAGGCCATCTTCTTCCTCTCCGCGGACGCCTACGGGGTCCTCCCCCCCATCGCCCGGCTTTCCCCCGAAGAGGCCATGTACTACTTCATCTCCGGCTACACCGCCCGGGTGGCGGGCACCGAGCGGGGGGTGACGGAGCCCAAGGCCACCTTCTCCGCCTGCTTCGGGGCCCCCTTCCTCCCCCTCCACCCTGGGGTCTACGCGGAGATGCTGGGGGAGAAGCTCCGCCGCCACCGCCCCCGGGTCTACCTGGTGAACACCGGCTGGACCGGGGGGCCCTACGGGGTGGGCCGCCGCTTCCCCCTGCCCGTGACCCGGGCCCTCCTCCGGGCCGCCCTCTCCGGGGTCCTGGAGGGGGTGCCCTACCGGAAGGACCCGGTGTTCGGCTTTGAGGTGCCCCTCGAGGTCCCCGGGGTGCCCGCCGAGCTTCTGGACCCCAGGGCCACCTGGGCCGACCCCGAGGCCTACGACCGGCAGGCCCGGAAGCTCGCCCACCTTTTCCAGGAAAACTTCGCCAAGTACGCGGACGGGGTGCCGGAGGCGGTGCGGAAGGCGGGGCCAAAGGTGGAGTAG